The genomic segment agggacgaGGTGAATACAGAGAGTGAGAAGGTGTGGAGGGGGCAGTTGCTCGGAAGATTGGGTCACAGCGAGAGGGTGTGAACGGGGAGATAGactgagacaggagggagaaaaaGTGGCGGGGCGAAGTGAGCGGAGTGAGGGAAAGAGTGCGCGAGAAGAACGAGGACGGTGGAGAAGGACAATATGAaagagagtgtgggaaaggggagaatggggaaagagagtTAGATAGAGGGGAAATGGCAACGGAGAGAGCGGGAGGCGTAGAAGGGTAGAAACAGTGATAAGGGTAGggaaagtggagagaatgagggtAAGAGAAAGAATTAGTGGGCCAGAGAAGAAGAAAAGAAGGTGAGAGCGGATTAGCGTGTGAGatataggtggggggggggggggtggaagagggAGGCAGGGGAGAGAGAGTAGAAAGGATGAGAGAGCAGGGTTAGAACGCGGAGAGTATTGTTCACATTTTATAGAGTTCCCCTTCCTCACTGCCTCTTTCTACTCTCCTCCCTCCTCGCCACTCCTCCCAAGGGCTCTCCTCCTTATCGGCCATGCCGCAACACTCCCTGCTTTCGCACCacgccccccccaccacacagaGCCCCCTCCTCAGTGCCCCCCAATTTAATCCGCTCACACGGTTCTCCCACCACACCACAAATCCCGTGACGTTCTCTGCACCGATCCCACCCAGAGCAATCTTCTCATCACTTTCCACAGCCCTCCGTCTCTACCGCCCCGCCTCCTGCTCTGCCTTACCCCGCCCCTTCCCAGAGCGCTCCCCCCTCACCGACCATCCCACAGAGCTCGTATCTCATCGCGTCTCGCACGCATTGCCTCGGAATCATTCTCAAACAGGGAATCATTAGTGTCAACTGCACCCGTGCCACGAGATTTCTCGACAGGAATGGACATATCGGCTGAACAGAGTCAAAACAACAAAGTGAAACTGACCTGCATCTGTCCGGGGAACGGAGAGGCCCTTGATATTCGGTTTCGTGTACGATACATCAGGTTCAGCTGGGAAAAGAACAGTGAAAGTCAGAAACAGGGTGAGGCTCCCGTCCCACGCTCCTATCACAAactcccggggttagacacagagtcaAGCTCCCTCCACCCCGTTCCATTCCCCACTCCCGCGGTCAgcaacagagtgaagctccctccacaccatcccatcacacagacACGggatgagacacagagtgaagctccctccccaccgtcccattacacattCCCAGAGCCAGAAACGGAGAGTCGCTCCCTccacccgtcccatcacacgctccgaCTGTCAGACAAAGAGTGTTGCTCCCTCCACCCCGTCCCATTACATACTCCAGGGGACCGAAAGAGATTGAAACTCCCTCCTTCCGTCACGGCCTCACTCACTTCTCGATGGAAACCGTGAGTCCGGTTTGACGAGCTGCACATTCGCATAAGTCTGCCTGTCTTCCATGCTGTCTCGGATTCTTTGCGTCTCTCAACTCAGCGAGGGGATGTGATCGTTGTCAGAGGAAGCCCCTGTTGACAGCGGAGTCAGACCGACAGGAACGAACACCAGATGAGCAGCTGATAAAGAGAGCAGCCGAAAGCAGGGGAGGAAGTGCTGGGGAAGAGGAAGATTGAGCGTGTGAGAGGCGGTGGTCTGGAGCGATGAGAGTGGCAGGGGGAAGAGTAGTGAGAATGGGGAGCTGCACAGgagggaagagtgaggggagGTTAGGGCTTGGCGGAAAGAGAGACGTGGGATACAGGGGTCAGAAAGGGATGGCGGAATGAAAGAAGGGGAGGGCGAGAAGTGGGAGATGTGGGGAGAGAATTTAGAGTAGCGAGTGAGTAAACAGAGGGTGAGCTAAAGGGGGaaagcaggagaaagagaaacgaACAGGGAGGGGCGGAGGAAGAGAGGGAAGAGCGATGCAGCGAAGGGGCGATTGTGTGGGAAGGAATATGGAAGTTGGAAGGGTATAGGAAgagaagaaaggagagagaaaagaatggaagaaggggaagagtgGGGGATGACGAgtaaagagggagggagagacggacggGTATGTTGTCTCTCACGCAGAGCCTTTATTGTCGGAGAGATTTACGAGGAACACCAGCCCCCTCTCCCGCTAACCCCAACCTCCAGGTGATTCCTGGTTTGAGCGTCAGCGCTCCCATTGCTTTGCTTATCGCCGGGGCTTCAGACCCTCTCTGATCTAGAAACCACGGCCTCGGGACAAACACGCAACACCCACCGAAGTAAGCGAGCCCCTCCCTCCGAGAATACGTCAGAGCAATAGATTGCTATTTTAGATTGTgtacacttatgaaagaaatcagACATTTAGATATTGAAGGTCAGAGGAAACGAGCGCAGGCTGATCGGTATCTGCGGTTTGAATCTCTTCACCCATTGGAGGATAAGCCGGGGGTTGTCAGTGTCAGTGTTTCAGAGGAGTATTGAAAGCTTGCTGCTGCACTGACTGAGCTATATACACAGCAAGAAATAAAAATAGCAGGGACCTCAGCCCAACAGACAGAGTTCAGGAGCTCTCTCAAAAACCCTCCATCAGCTTCTGTCAATTAATTTCTCTCTCTGCGTCCCTGACTCTCCCCTCACTATCTCCCTATTTCTTTCCCATTAATGCCTCTAACCTGCTTCAATTTCGCTCCTCTCTCCAGCTCTCCTGAACACTGACACactgaaatgtgtgtgtgtgtgtgtgaaagagagagagagagagagagagagagagagagagagagggagagagagagagagagagattgagagagtctCGGCACTGTCCGAACAACCACTGCCGGTGTCAGACACAAGTACAGCTTCCTCCAGACCGTCGCATCTCACAGTCGTCAGGATCACACAgggagtgaagttccctccacaccgtcgcatCGCACAcacggagtcagacacagagtaaatctccctccacaccggccgatcacacactcccggggtcaggcacagagtgaatctccctccacaccgtcccatcacacactcacggggtcaggcacagagtgaatctccctccacaccgtcccatcactcactcccggggtcagacacagagtgaatctccctccacactgtcccaccacacactcccggggtcagacacagagtgaatctccctccacaccgtcccatcacacactcccggggtcagacacagagtgaatctctctccacaccgtcccataacacacttcaatgtcagacacagagtgaatctccctccacaccgtcccatcacacactcccggggtcagacacagagtgaatctccctccacaccgtcccatccctcactcccggggtcagacacagagtaaatctccctccacactgtcccaccacacactcccggggtcagacacagagtgaaactctctctacACCGTCCGGTCACAGACTCCACAGAGTCCGAAATAGAGAGAAACTCCCGCGCACCGTCTTATCACAAACACCTGGGGTCAAACACAGCGTGaagtttaaacacaaaataatctgtcaATGCTGCGGTGAaaacaacattcacaacacgctggaggaactcgacatgtcgggcagcacccgtggaagagttccggcccgaaacgttgattgatcgttccacggatgctgcccgaattgctgagctcctccagcgtgttgtgagtgttacagagtgaagctccctcctcacagtcccattATACACCAACAGATTCGGAAACAGAACGTATCTCCCTCtttactccctctctcccacctcagcaCTCACCATCACTTCAGCGTTCCTGTCGTCTCTAATTGTGAGCCTGTCTCAGAGATAATCTGTGTTTGTGATCAAATGTAGAACCGAGGAGGGAGCGGGAGGAGTCGTAGGGCTGTGAATAGGTGGTGAGTTTGCAGCACTGGCAGGAAGTGATGTGAAACCACACGATAATCCTGTGCACACAGAGACACAGGCAAGCTCAGAACTGAGAGATCGATATCGCGTGAAAGACAGCAGATCTGACACCAAAGGTGTGGAGGGGGCTTCACCAtgcgtctgaccccgggcgtgtgtgctgggacggtgtggagggagtttcactctgcgtTTGATCACGGGAGtgtgggatggaacagtgtggatgGATATTCAGTCCGGTGTGGATATATCTTCTGTGCATCTGACAAAGGACTCTTCCACTTTTGAATTTATTTCCAGACGCTTTGAATCTCGGTGTGAAAAATGCTGCTTCGCCACATCGCCTGCTCTGGAAAATAGGAACAAGGTACGTAGAATCTCTCTTGTCGGGTAGAAAGCgtggggagaaaaaagagaaggCTTCATGAGGAGGGCACTGAGATAGAAaggcacaggagggagaggggtaaGAGGAAAATGGGAGAGCTGAAGAAAGGAGCGAAATTGAAGCAGGTTGGAGGCAGTCAAGGGagagaaatagtaagatagtgagggaagagtgagggacGCAGAGGGAGAACATGATTGACAGGAGGTGATGGAGGGTTTTTGAGAGAGCTCCTGAACTGCGTCTGTTGGGCTGAGGTCCCTGCTATTTTTATTTCTTGCTGCGTATATAGCTCAGTCAGTGCAGCAGCAAGCTTTCAATACTTCTCTGAAACACTGACACTGACAACCCCCGGCTTATCTTCCAATGGGTGAAGAGATTCAAACCGCAGATACCGATCAGCCTGCGCTGGTTTCCTGTGACCTTCAAGATCAAAATGTCCgctttctttcataagtgttacACAATCTAAAATGGCAATCTATTGCTCTGACGTAtcctccgggggggggggggggaggtgtggcGCTTGCTAACTTCGGTGGGTGTTGCTGGTTTGCCCCGGGGCCGTGGTTTCCAGAGCACAGACGATCTGAAGCCCCGGCGATAAGAAGAGCAATGGGAGCGCTGACACTCAAACCAGGAATCACCTGGAGGTTGGGGTTAGCGGGAGAGGGGGCTGGTGTTCGCTGTAAATCTCTCCGACAATAAAGGCTCTGCGTGAGAGACAACATAtcgctctgtctctccctccctcttcactCGTCATCCCCcactcttccccttcttccattgttttctctctcctttcttctcTTCCTATATCCTTCCAACTTCCATATTCCTTCCCCTACAATCGCCCCTTCCCTGCATCTCTCCACCCTCTTCCTCCGCCCCTCTCTGTtcgtttctctttctcctgctttCCCCCTTTAGCTCGCCCTCTGTTTACTCACTCGCTACtttaaattctctccccattctctccCACTTCTCGCCCTCCCCTTCTTTCATTCCGCCATCCCTTTCTGACCCCTGTATCCCACGTCTCTCTTTCCGCAAAGCCCTAACCTCCCCTTACTCTGCCCTCCCTGTGTACCTCCCCATTCTCACTACTCTTCCCCCTGCCACTCTCATCGCTCCAGACCACCGCCTCTCACACCCTCAATCTCCCTCTTCCCCAGCACTTCCTCCCCTGCTCTCGGCTCCTCTCTTTATCAGCTGCTCATCTGGTGTTCGTTCCTGTCGGTCTGACTCCGCTGTCAACAGGGGCTGCCTCTGATATCGGATACATCCCCTCGCTGAGTTCAGAGACGCACGGAATCCGAGACAGCATGGAAGACAGCCAGACTTATGCGAATGTTCAGCTCGTCAAACCGGACTTACGGCTTCCATCGAGAAGTGAGTGAGGCCGTGAGGGAAGGAGGGAGTTTCAATCTCTTTCTGTCCCctggagtgtgtaatgggacggggTGGAGGGAGCAACACTCTTTGTCTGACAGtcggagcgtgtgatgggacgggtggAGGGAGCGACTCTCTGTTTCTGGCTCTGGGaatgtgtaatgggacagtggggagggagcttcactcggtGTCTCATCCCGTgtctgtgtgatgggatggtgtggagggagattcactctgttgcTGACCGCGGGAGTGGGGAATGGAACGGGGTGGAGGAAGcctgactctgtgtctgaccacgggagtttGTGATAGGAGCGTGGGACGTGAGCCTCACCCTGTTTCTGACTCTCACTGTTCTTTTCCCAGCTGAACCTGATGTATCGTACGCGAAACCGGATATCAGCGGCCTCTCCGTTCCCCGGACAGATGCAGGTCAGTTTCACTTTGTTGTTTTGACTCTGTTCAGCCGATGTGTCCATTCCTGTCGAGAAATCTCGTGGCACGGGTGCAGTTGACACTAATGATTCCCTGTTTGAGAATGATTCCGAGGCAATGCGTGCGAGACGCGATGAGATACGAGCTCTGTGGGATGGTCGGTGAGGGGGGAGCGCTCTGGGAAGGGGCGGGGTAAGGCAGAGCAGGAGGCGGGGCGGTAGAGACGGAGGGCTGTGGAAAGTGATGAGAAGATTGCTCTGGGTGGGATCGGTGCAGAGAACGTCACGGGATTTGTGGTGTGGTGGGAGAACCGTGTGAGCGGATTAAATTGGGGGGCACTGAGGAGGGGGCtctgtgtggtggggggggggcgtggtgCGACAGCAGGGAGTACTGCGTCATGGCCAATAAGGAGGAAACCCCTTGGGAGGAGTGGCGAGGAGGGAGGAGAGTAGAAAGAGGCAGTGAGGAAGGGGAACTCTATAAAATGTGAACAATACTCTCCGCGTTCTAACCCTGCTCTCTCATCCTTTCTACTCTCTCTCCCCTgcctccctcttcccccaccccccccatctctCACACGCTAATCCGCTCTCACCTTCTTTTCTTCTTCTCTGGCCCACTAATTCTTTCTCTTaccctcattctctccactttccCTACCCTTATCACTGTTTCTACCCTTCTACGCCTCCCGCTCTCTCCGTTGCCATTTCCCCTCTATCTAactctctttccccattctcccctttcccacactctcttTCATATTGTCCTTCTCCACCGCCCTCGTTCTTCTCGCGCACTCTTTCCCTCACTTCGCTCACTTCGCCCCGCCACGTTTTCTCCCTCCTGTTTCAGTCTATCTCCCCGTTCACACCCTCTCGCTGTGACCCAATCTTCCGAGCAACTGCCCCCTCCACACCTTCtcactctctgtattctcctcgtccctctctcccccacgctctcccctctctctttaccctctctatttaacctgtctccccttctgtctctctccctttatTTTGCATCCTTGAGCTTCCCAATTTTCCCTttcctcagtccccctctctcaccttctccttCGCTGATGTTTTCACCCCTGCCACTCCCCTACGCAtaatctctctcccttttctccctccctctctctgtctttccccTTTCCGTCACCGTTCTCTctcccccattcactcccatcttCTCACCCATCACTCAAATCGCTCACTCCTCTCTGCCCAGTTCATTCATCCTCTTCATCCTCACTATCCTGCTCTTTCTCCTCGGCTCTTTCCCCTCACTTGAACCTCTCTCTCATCTTCAATATCTACCACTCAGCCCTCTCTTTCCGCACTCTATCTTCCTGCATCGCTGCTCCGTTTCTCTGTCCTCACTCCTCCACCATGCTTTACTGGTCTGTCCTCCTtctaaatctctctctctcattctctcctcttTCTTCCCCAGACCGTCTGACCTCCACCTACTCCGAGCTGAACATTGGGAAAGACGAACCCCTCATCGATGAGGATGAGGTTCCTCCCATTGCCTCGAGTTCCGGCGAGCTGCGAGTCACTGCACGAACAGGTCAGGGTTCACAGTACCGACGCCATTCGGAAGGGGTCACGTGTCATACTCCCAAGTGTCCAAGtttctaatgcatctgcctcggCCACTACCTCTGGCAGCTTGTGCCACTGACTGACTGCCATCGGGGTAACAAAAGTTCCTGACATTTAACACGTTTTAATTGTCTCTGCTCCATTGATTGtcctcttcccagcaagtgacaatcTGTCATTTATCGCACTTTGTTCTCAGTCAGCTTGAATTGCGCAGATCAGGCAGCCTCAAGGCCTTCATCCACACATCCCGCTGCATCGCTGAAGCAGCCTCCGTAATAAAGACTCCGACCCACCCAGGATAATGTACTTACGAGACCCCCGCCCAACCCATACTCTCCCACATCGGGGGAAGATATCAAAACAAGCCTGGCCAGGCACAAAGGCAGTTTGTGCCCGCTTTTATCAGACTATGCAATGGTCCCCGATGACGGTAATGTACTCTAGACACCGCCGTCTGCTACGTCGTGTCCCCTTGAATATTAATGTCTGCCTGCActatactttctctgtaactgtgacactttactCTGCGCTCAGTTATTCTTTTACCTCTTTTACTCCTATGATGTGATCTGTATCTATGACTTTCCACTGGGACATCTCCTCTTTGAGATATATACAATGATCTGAATgcaaatgtagatgggtgggataatacacaatagacaataggtacaggattaggccattcatcccttcgagtcagcaccgctattcactgtgatcatggctgaacgTCCagaatcagtacccttttcctgccttctccctatatcccttgactctgcgaCCTATAAGAGCTCGATCTAAATCTTTCTTGAAATAATCCAGAGAATTCGCCTCCACTGCCTTCCTAGGCAGAGCGaggacctttatgtcctcgtGTCCACGTGAATggtacctgaggattggagggaggcgaatgtttacaccttgttcaaaaaagttagtagggacagtccgggtaattatagtccAGTGAGCTTTCCGTCTgtcttggaaaagattcttagagattggatctctgggcatttagaaaatcatggtctgatcagggacagtcaacatggttttgttaaAGGCAAGTCATGTCTATCAAGcctttagagttctttgaggaactcTAAATGAAATCATTTTAAGCACACCTACTGAACTCTCTCCCATCTGAACCATTCAATCTTAGAGCATGCCgtctattaaaaaaaaaactccctgTAGAGTTAttgaagcaacactttcagtacgctggatgaactcagcaggtcgggcagcgtcagtcagaaacgatgagtcgacgtttcggaccggaaaccttcgtcaggactgaagaatgaaagatggggaaggatttgaagaatgcttgtagcttcagttgaaagaccagtaacttgaaagataaaggggtgggggaggggaagcagtgaCTTCATAGCCCTGAAtaaatgggtggtagaagaaggaggcggaaccatgagggagctgggggacggggtagagtgaaataaggatagaggaagggagggggagggaattaccgaaagtcggagaattctatgttcataccaaggggctggagactacctggacggtatatgaggtgttgctcctccaacctgagtttagcctcatcatagaggtagaggaggccatatatggacatatctgaatggaagtgggaagcagagttgaagtgggtggctaccgggagatcatagctgttgtggcggacggagtggaggtgctcgacgaagtggtcccccaatctgcgttgggtttcatcGATGTAGATGAGGTCGCACCGGGAGTACCGGATCCAATAgtcgaccccaacagactcacaagtgaagtgttgtctcacctggaaggactgtttggggccctgaatgtttgcaggagatgaggtgtagggacaagtttggaggagcaacacctcatatgccgTCTCGGTAGTCTCCAGCCGCTTGGTATAAACAATTCCTGCTTGTCTTCCTGCTCTTCTGCAgcagtgacactatctctgatcaacagtcccacctcttttgcctctctccctgtcctttctgaaacatctaaatcctggcactcgaagtaaccattcctccTCCTTCtatttctctgtctctcacattctctttctttcttcccaGACGGTGTCACATCCATCTACTCAATGCTGAACCTTCGGAAAGACGACATTCTCATCGATGATTATGAAGATCCTCCCTTCACCAGCCGAAATGCCAGTGACTGCACAAGGAGGTCAGAGTTCACAGTAATGACGTCACTCTGAAGTGGTTACGTGCCATCCGCCCAACAATTCAAGTCCTAATGCATCGGCatccatcacttcctctggcagctcgttccatagacAGGCCGCCGTCTGGGTAAAAACAAAGTCGTCACTCGGGTCCCAGTTTAAATCCCTTTCTGCTATCATCTCAGAAATGTGCGCTCCGGTCCACGGTTCCCCAAgattaaagaaaattacagtgcgCATTCACCTTGTCTGTGTACCCACGTGTTTGTATACACCCCTGTAAGATCACCCcgcgctccaaggaataaagtccctaCCTGCTCGACTTATCTCCGTAACTGAATCCCTCGAGCCCCGGCAATATCGtcgtaaatctccctctgcaatctGTCCAgctcattgatatctttcctatagcagggcgaCCAAAACTAAACACCGTACTGCAAGGGCGGCCTCACcgacgtcttgtacaactgcaacgtgACCCCTTAATCCTGTACTCCGtgccctgattgatgaaggccggGGATTCAGACACCTTCACCGACCCCTCTACCGGTAACTTCACTCTCTAGGAACGTTGGACGTGGGGGCCTTGGTCCCACTGTTATTCAACACACGCCAGGGTTTCTCCCGAACACTGTGAACGTTGTACCCTTGTTTTCTTTTCTGAAATACGATAGCTCGCACTTATGAAAAATAAATCACATTTGCAACtgctctgcccccttccccaggTAATCGAGATCCCAGCGTAAGCGGTAACTGTCTTCACTGTTTACCTCGACACCGACGTTAGTGTTGTGTGCAGGCTTACCAACCGCGACCAATATAATCTACCGCAAATCGTCGATATAATTGATAAAGATCACTGGTCCCACCCTTGACCCCGGTGAACACCGTTAGTGACGGGCTTTCTGTCTGAGAAACGAACTTCAAacgttatgaggaaaaggcaaacTTAATAGGCCGAATAgcatacttctgctcctatatcttatggtcttgtgctcTCTCCACAGGTGCGCACGAACAGGAGCCGAAAGAGTACATCGGAAATAGACCGTACCGTAAGATCTACCTACTCTGCATCATTACGTGCATCCTTGCCGTGATTGTGGCCGGGCTTTCGATCCACGGTGAGCCGAACGGGGTCCGGGTGGAGTCAGACCGCAAATAAAGAGAGTGGAACAAATTGTTATTGTAAAACACTACAGTGACGCAGACACGCCCCTTACCGTAACAACACAATAACTCCTGACCATAACACAGACACACCGCTAACCGTGACAAAGACACGACCTTTACCGTAACACATTCAGGACTCATCCAGACAATCCTGTCACCGTCGCACGGACGCGAACTTCAATTCGACACAGTTGCACTCCTAACCGAGACAGGGACACGAGCCACATCGTGACACAGACATGGTCCCCTTACTGGGAACATCGACCTGACCCTGACAGTGTAACTGTTACACTCCCCTTAGGCGACACCGAAACTCACCTCACAGTGAGACCGACACGTCCTTCACCGTGACAGTTAGGCACCGTACACCAAGACACCTACACGCTCCTGAACGAGATCCGTCCAG from the Mobula birostris isolate sMobBir1 chromosome 13, sMobBir1.hap1, whole genome shotgun sequence genome contains:
- the LOC140207321 gene encoding uncharacterized protein; this encodes MDIQSGVDISSVHLTKDSSTFEFISRRFESRCEKCCFATSPALENRNKHFLPCSRLLSLSAAHLVFVPVGLTPLSTGAASDIGYIPSLSSETHGIRDSMEDSQTYANVQLVKPDLRLPSRTEPDVSYAKPDISGLSVPRTDADRLTSTYSELNIGKDEPLIDEDEVPPIASSSGELRVTARTDGVTSIYSMLNLRKDDILIDDYEDPPFTSRNASDCTRRCARTGAERVHRK